GCCGACAGCGCCGCGGCCGATGCCTCCGCCGCCGCCGACAAGGCCGCTGCCGCCGCCGACAACGCGGCTGACAAGGCGGCCGCCGCCACCGACGCCGCCGCCGACAAGGCTGCCGCCGCGGCCGACAACGCCGCTGCCGCCGCCAGCAACGCCGCGGAGAAGGCCGAGAACGCGACGCAGGCCGCCACGGCCGATGCCGCCGCCGCGGTGTCCGAAGGCGCCAACGCCACCGCGGACAAGGCGGCCGAGGTCTCCCAGGACGCGCGCGAGGCTTCCAAGAAGTAAGCCATCTGCGCACGCCGCAGTACGCGAAGAGGCCCGCGCGAGCGGGCCTCTTTCTTTTGGTGCCTCGCGGCAGTGCCGAGCCGGTGAACGCCGCTTCGACGGGGCCATCCCCGGACCTGCGTCCGCGCTCCCACCCGGATCGGGGCCCTGGCGAATAGACCACGACTTCTTCCAACTCCAATGCATCGAGCAGCGCTCTGCCCCTCTCTTCCGCCGCAGGCGAAGGCGAGCTCGAAGTCGCGAACTAGCGACCTGAGGGGGTGGGTGCTGTCGCTCCTTCTTCTGAAGCTTCCGGGAAAGCCCCTCCCCGTCCCTCCCCTGCGCCGCGCGCAAGGGAGGGGGCCTCAAGTCGATACCCTCCCCCCACTGATCGCATTTGCGTAAGGAGGCTCGAGCGCCCCCAAGCCGAAACCTCGTGACTTGACGCGCGAGGCAGCGGTCCGGCGGGCGGTGGCCGCGCCTAGCGAGTCAGGACGCCGAGCGCCTTAAGGCAGGGCAGGAAGCCCTGATCGAGGGATAAGCGGCCACCGCCCGCCGGATCGCCGCCCAACCGAAGCCGCACACGCGACCGTCGCAATCCTCCAATCGAGAGAACAGCCTCTTCTCCGCGACGTCCCGGTGGGTTGCGTCGCCCTGAGAGACCTCACCCACGGTTTCCGCACGGCGGGTGCTTCACTCGCGAACCTGCTGCCGCCCTTCCATTTGCCCAGACACCCAGGACGTGCAACGCTCCGGCACGGCCGCCCGACGGGCGGATTGGTGAGACCAGTCACAGCGCCTGTGCGGCGCAAGCCGCGATAGTCGCGTTTCCCCCGACAGGAGACCTTGCGACATGTCCATGTGGAAAGATCCGCTGTCCAGCAAGAAGGATGCCCCGCCCGCCCCGGTCATCGAGCCGTCCCCGCCGCCGGTCGCCGAGCCCATCGCGCCCGCGCCGGTCGCCAGCGCCCCCGTCCCGGCCTCGACACCCGCCGCCAGCGCGGGCGGCCGCGAGCGCAAGGAGTCGCTGATCGCCTCGGACCTGACCATCGAGGGCAAGATCGAGGGCAGCGGCCACGTGCGGATCGCCGGCCGCTTCAAGGGCGACGTCAATGTCCAGGGCGACCTGACCATCGAGCACGGCGCCAAGCTGTCCGGCGGGGTCAAGGCCAGCAAGATCACCATCGCCGGCGAGCTGGAGGGCAACATCGACGCGGCCAAGCACGTCGAACTGCTGGCTTCCGGCGCCCTGACCGGCGACGTCAAGTGCGGCACGATGACCGTCGCCGCCGGCGCCCGCATGCGCGGCCAGGCCGACTTCGGCTGGGACGGCAGCGAGAAGCAGCACGACGCGGCGTGAGCACCCCGCGTCCCGGCACGGCAGGCGCGACCCGCGCCTGCCCGCACTGCAAGGCGATGATCCTGGAGACCGCCGCGGTCTGCCCGTCGTGCAAGCACCATCTGCGCTTCGACGACGCGGCCACCGTCGCCCGGCACGAGACCCAGCGCGTGGTGCCGCTGAAGGTCCAGGGCACGGTCAACCACCCGGCCGAGGCCGCCACCGCCTATGAGTACACCGCGGTGATGGTGATCAGCGACGAACAGGGACGCGAGATCGACCGCCACGTGGTCGGCGTCGGCGCCTTGAGGCCAGGTGAGCAGCGCACGTTCTCGCTGGCGGTGGAGATGTTCCCGCACAGCGGCGGCATGGCGCCGCGCGGCAAGCGTCGCCTGTCCTGACGTCCCCGCGGATGGCGGCGAAAGCGGCGCGCACATCGAGCGCGCCGCGCGGCTTTACTTGCGCACCGCCGGCTTCTGCGGCCCGCAGCTGCTGCAGCCGCCGCAGGCGGCATCGACCGCCCTGGCCGGCGGCGCCAGCGCCCTGCCGAGGCGCTGCAGCCACGGCGGACGCCCGGCCCGCAGCAGCGGCAGGGCCAGCGCGGTGCGCGCGCGGCGGGTGGCGTTGGGGAACTGCTTGTGCGCCACGACCCAGGCGCTGACCAGCACGGCCACCGCGATCACCAGGTACTGGAGCGCCAGCGCCATCAGCCCGCCCCCAGCAGGACCGCGACCTGGTAGGTCAGCAGCGAGGCGAGGTAGGCCAGCGCGAACAGGTAGCCGGCCGAGATCGCCATGCGCTTCCAGGAATTGGTCTCGCGCTTGATGGTCGCCAGCGTGGACAGGCACATCGGCGCGTAGATGTACCAGACCAGCAGCGACAGCGCGGTGGCCAGCGACCAGCCGTCCTGGATCAGCGGCGCCAGCGCCTGCGCCTTGGCATCATCGTCGCCGGCCGACAGCGCGTACACGGTGGCCAGCGAGGACACGGCGACCTCGCGCGCGGCCAGGCCCGGGATCAGCGCGATGCAGATCTGCCAGTTGAAGCCCAGCGGCGCGAACACGTAGCTCAGCGCGTGGCCGATGCGCCCGGCGAAGCTGTAGTCGATCGCCGGCAGCGTCGCATCGGCCGGCGCGCCGGGGAAGGACAGCAGGAACCACAGCAGCACCGTCAGCGCCAGGATGATGCCGCCCACGCGCTTGAGGAAGATCATCGCGCGCTCGTACAGGCCCAGGGCCAGGTCGCGCAGGTGCGGGATGCGGTAGGACGGCAGTTCCAGCAGCAGCGGGTGCTCGCTCTTGTCGCGGCGCCAGCGCTTCATCACCCAGGCCACCACCAGCGCGCTGACGATGGCCGCCACGTACAGCCCGAACAGCACCAGCCCCTGCAGGTTGAACACGCCCCCCACCTGCCGCTGCGGGATGAAGGCGCCGATCAGCAGCGCATACACCGGCAGACGCGCCGAGCAGGTCATCAGCGGCGCCACCAGGATGGTGGCCAGGCGGTCGCGCGGATCCTGGATCGAGCGCGTCGCCATGATCCCGGGGATGGCGCAGGCGAAGGAGGACAGCAGCGGAATGAACGAGCGCCCGGAC
The window above is part of the Pseudoxanthomonas sp. X-1 genome. Proteins encoded here:
- a CDS encoding DUF6587 family protein, translating into MALALQYLVIAVAVLVSAWVVAHKQFPNATRRARTALALPLLRAGRPPWLQRLGRALAPPARAVDAACGGCSSCGPQKPAVRK
- a CDS encoding polymer-forming cytoskeletal protein; this encodes MSMWKDPLSSKKDAPPAPVIEPSPPPVAEPIAPAPVASAPVPASTPAASAGGRERKESLIASDLTIEGKIEGSGHVRIAGRFKGDVNVQGDLTIEHGAKLSGGVKASKITIAGELEGNIDAAKHVELLASGALTGDVKCGTMTVAAGARMRGQADFGWDGSEKQHDAA